In Erigeron canadensis isolate Cc75 chromosome 7, C_canadensis_v1, whole genome shotgun sequence, one DNA window encodes the following:
- the LOC122607151 gene encoding nucleotide pyrophosphatase/phosphodiesterase-like — protein sequence MNTFIKVLLFLLFSKVFYWRVCYGSYYSTFISSNSGRHGFVTDEQPLSKIAIHKAVFGFHESASVKVDPVLLGVKGEDTAWVNVELKYPEPSENDWVGVFSPANFNASDCYSVSGKSHEAPCICTAPIKYMFANQSNSNYVTTGKATLSFQIINQRADFSFALFSGGLENPKLLAVSDPISFANPKAPVYPRLAHGKAWDEMTVTWTSGYNIDEAVPFVEWGWKDHTPKRSPAGTLTFTRGSMCGPPARTVGWRDPGFIHTSFLKELWPNTIYNYRIGHMLVNGSVVWSKMYSFKSSPYPGQDSLQRVIIFGDMGKAERDGSNEYACYQPGALITTDQLISDLDNYDIVFHIGDMPYANGYLSQWDQFTAQVEPIASIKPYMVASGNHERSWPNSGGFYNTKDSGGECGVPAETMYYVPAENRAKFWYSTDYGMFHFCIADSEHDWREGSEQYAWIEKCLASVDRKKQPWLIFSAHRVLGYSSNDWYAQEGSFEEPMGREHLQKLWQKYKVDIAFYGHVHNYERTCPIYQNQCVNPERYSYSGTVNGTIHVVVGGGGSHLSDFTTIDTVWSLYKDHDWGFVKLTAFNHSSLLFEYKKSRDGLVYDNFTITRDYRDVLACVHDGCEPTTLAS from the exons ATGAACACTTTCATCAAAGTCTTGTTATTTTTACTGTTTTCCAAGGTTTTTTACTGGAGGGTATGTTATGGTTCATATTACTCTACTTTTATAAGCAGTAATTCTGGTAGACATGGGTTTGTTACTGATGAACAACCACTTTCCAAGATTGCTATTCATAAGGCTGTTTTTGGTTTTCATGAATCAGCTTCTGTTAAGGTTGACCCTGTTCTGCTTGGTGTGAAG GGTGAGGATACTGCATGGGTCAATGTGGAGCTCAAGTACCCAGAGCCATCCGAGAATGACTGGGTTGGTGTTTTTTCACCAGCAAACTTCaa TGCATCAGATTGCTACTCTGTATCTGGAAAATCACATGAGGCTCCTTGCATATGCACAGCCCCGATAAAA TACATGTTTGCAAACCAGTCCAATTCCAATTATGTAACAACAGGAAAAGCTACATTGAGTTTCCAGATTATCAATCAGCGAGCGGATTTCTCCTTTGCATTATTTTCCGGCGGGCTGGAAAAT CCAAAATTGCTGGCTGTTTCAGATCCCATATCATTTGCAAATCCTAAGGCTCCTGTTTATCCACGCCTTGCTCATGGAAAGGCTTGGGATGAG ATGACAGTTACCTGGACAAGTGGGTACAACATTGATGAAGCCGTTCCATTTGTCGAGTGGGGTTGGAAGGACCATACTCCTAAGCGTTCTCCAGCAGGAACATTGACATTTACTCGTGGCAGCATGTGTG GTCCACCTGCACGTACGGTTGGATGGCGTGATCCTGGTTTTATACACACTAGTTTCCTAAAGGAATTGTGGCCAAACACTAT ATATAATTATAGAATCGGGCATATGCTGGTGAATGGATCAGTGGTTTGGAGTAAAATGTACTCATTCAAATCGTCCCCGTATCCAGGACAAGATTCATTGCAGCGTGTTATAATTTTTGGTGACATGGGGAAG GCAGAACGTGATGGCTCAAACGAGTATGCTTGTTATCAGCCTGGAGCACTTATTACTACTGACCAATTAATCAGTGATCTTGATAACTATGACATAGTTTTCCATATAGGGGATATGCCATATGCAAATGGATATCTCTCACAGTGGGACCAGTTCACAGCACAAGTTGAACCCATTGCATCAATAAAGCCTTACATGGTTGCAAG TGGCAACCATGAACGGTCTTGGCCCAATTCTGGAGGCTTTTACAATACTAAAGATTCAGGTGGGGAGTGTGGTGTGCCTGCTGAGACCATGTACTATGTTCCTGCAGAGAATAGAGCTAAATTTTG GTACTCAACAGATTATGGGATGTTTCACTTTTGCATAGCAGATTCAGAGCATGATTGGAGGGAGGGTTCGGAACAGTATGCATGGATAGAAAAGTGTCTGGCATCAGTTGACAGAAAAAAACAGCCATGGCTGATCTTCTCTGCTCATCGTGTGCTTGGCTATTCTTCAAATGACTGGTATGCCCAGGAAGGTTCATTTGAAGAGCCCATGGGAAGAGAACATTTGCAGAAGCTTTGGCAGAAATACAAGGTGGATATTGCATTTTATGGACATGTCCATAATTATGAAAGGACCTGTCCTATATACCAG AACCAATGTGTCAACCCGGAACGGTATTCTTATTCTGGCACCGTCAATGGTACGATCCATGTTGTTGTTGGTGGAGGAGGAAGTCATTTGTCGGATTTTACTACGATTGATACAGTTTGGAGTTTGTATAAAGATCATGACTGGGGGTTTGTAAAACTCACAGCATTTAAccactcttcacttcttttcgagTACAAGAAGAGTCGGGATGGACTTGTTTATGATAACTTCACAATTACAAGAGACTATAGGGATGTCTTGGCATGTGTGCATGACGGGTGTGAACCTACCACTTTAGCAAGTTAA
- the LOC122607479 gene encoding uncharacterized protein LOC122607479: MDGRATPPSKKHHHQHPISGTASKFLVDLPSKGLFSSPVISSSLGGMRVYVTDHDTSPPENQLIKTDQVNILIRSLLLKQQQKSGTTAKGAKGVSASESSRKRAPERVVEGRASAKRAASTTQNGSRQDGSKSQLPENLQSLTVERLRALLKERGLSVRGKKDELIARLRATTGSASSSAAK; encoded by the exons ATGGACGGCCGTGCAACACCACCGTCAAAAAagcaccaccaccaacaccccATCAGCGGAACTGCTTCAAAGTTCCTTGTTGATCTTCCATCTAAAGGCCTTTTTTCTTCTCCTGTCATTTCCTCCAGTTTG GGTGGAATGCGGGTCTATGTTACTGATCACGATACTTCACCCCCGG AAAATCAGCTTATAAAGACCGATCAGGTGAACATACTGATTCGATCTCTTCTGCTTAAGCAACAACAGAAGAGTGGAACAACTGCAAAGGGTGCTAAGGGTGTATCCGCAAGTGAGAGCTCAAGAAAAAG GGCCCCAGAAAGAGTTGTGGAAGGTCGGGCTTCTGCTAAGAGGGCAGCATCAACCACCCAAAATGGCTCACGGCAAG ATGGATCTAAATCACAATTACCTGAAAACCTCCAAAGTTTGACCGTGGAGAGACTTCGTGCACTTCTAAAGGAGAGAGGTCTTTCGGTGAGAGGGAAGAAG GATGAACTGATTGCACGGCTGAGAGCTACTACTGGTTCCGCAAGCTCTTCTGCAGCCAAATAA
- the LOC122608462 gene encoding cytochrome P450 94B3-like, with translation MFALSFLQHFTILLVLIYLFFLLRILIKSISYGSNNNNNDNKSYPLIGCLISFHKNSHRLIHWFTDLLRLSSSQTIVLNRFGRKNQMIVTANPKNIEHMLKTNFENYPKGRPFTDLLGDFLGMGIFNVDGELWTTQRKLASHEFSAKSLREFVVSVLEEEIAIRLIPLLEKACQNDEVLDMQDVFRRLAFDTICKISLGWDPCCLDYSRSVSPLASAFDAAAGASAVRGIALASWVWKLKRFLNVGSERKLKEALGVVHHSVNDIIRERREQMVGNDNQRDLLSRFISAGHGDELVRDMVISFLMAGRDTTSAAMTWLLWLLTWHPTIEKNLIKDVTSILKDEKSFSLTFDDLKKMDYLKACLCESMRLYPPVVWDSKHAENDDVLPDGTPVYKGNRVMYFPYGMGRMDTLWGKDCMEFRPDRWFSEPGVFKMESPYKFPVFQAGPRVCLGKEMAFMQMKYVMASVLKRFEFVPVCLGEPVFVPMLTAHMDGGLKVRVRRRIGIN, from the coding sequence ATGTTTGCTCTATCTTTTCTTCAGCACTTCACTATACTATTAGTACTaatatacttgttctttttgcTACGAATCTTAATTAAATCCATTTCTTATggatcaaataataataataatgacaataagTCGTATCCATTAATTGGATGCCTTATTTCGTTTCATAAGAATAGCCATCGGCTAATCCATTGGTTTACGGACCTTCTTCGTTTGTCGTCGTCACAAACGATTGTTTTGAATCGATTTGGTCGTAAAAACCAAATGATTGTGACCGCAAACCCTAAAAACATCGAACACATGCTCAAAACAAACTTTGAAAATTACCCGAAAGGAAGACCATTCACGGACCTCCTTGGGGACTTTTTAGGAATGGGAATATTTAATGTTGATGGTGAGTTATGGACCACGCAACGTAAATTGGCTAGCCACGAGTTTAGCGCAAAATCGTTGCGAGAGTTTGTGGTTAGTGTTCTTGAAGAAGAAATAGCTATAAGGCTTATACCGTTGCTCGAGAAGGCGTGCCAAAACGATGAGGTTTTGGACATGCAAGATGTGTTTAGAAGGTTGGCTTTTGATACCATATGTAAAATCTCCCTTGGATGGGATCCATGTTGTTTGGATTACTCCAGGTCCGTCTCGCCGCTAGCATCAGCATTTGATGCAGCGGCGGGAGCCAGCGCAGTGCGTGGCATTGCGCTGGCTAGCTGGGTGTGGAAACTTAAAAGGTTTTTAAATGTTGGAAGTGAAAGAAAGTTGAAAGAAGCTCTGGGAGTTGTGCATCATTCAGTAAATGATATAATCCGTGAAAGAAGAGAACAAATGGTTGGAAATGACAACCAAAGAGATTTGTTATCAAGATTTATATCCGCGGGGCATGGCGACGAGCTCGTGAGAGACATGGTGATAAGTTTTCTAATGGCGGGAAGAGATACAACTTCCGCCGCGATGACGTGGCTCCTTTGGTTGCTGACATGGCACCCTACTAttgaaaaaaatcttataaaagaTGTTACATCCATATTAAAAGATGAGAAAAGTTTTTCATTAACCTTTGATGACTTGAAAAAAATGGACTATTTGAAGGCATGTTTGTGTGAATCCATGAGGCTATACCCACCGGTTGTATGGGACTCGAAACATGCCGAAAATGACGACGTCTTACCGGACGGGACGCCGGTTTACAAAGGGAACCGGGTGATGTATTTCCCATATGGTATGGGAAGGATGGACACATTGTGGGGAAAAGATTGTATGGAGTTTAGACCGGACCGGTGGTTTAGTGAACCGGGAGTGTTCAAAATGGAAAGTCCTTACAAGTTTCCGGTTTTTCAAGCCGGTCCAAGGGTTTGTTTAGGAAAAGAAATGGCGTTCATGCAGATGAAATATGTGATGGCTTCGGTTCTTAAACGCTTCGAGTTTGTACCGGTTTGTTTGGGCGAACCGGTTTTTGTACCGATGTTAACAGCTCACATGGATGGTGGGTTAAAAGTTAGGGTACGTAGAAGGATTGGCATTAATTAA